The Xanthomonas sp. DAR 34887 genome has a segment encoding these proteins:
- a CDS encoding aldo/keto reductase produces the protein MEYRHLGASGFKVPVLSFGTGTFAGADSFFASWGNSDVDQARRLIDICLEAGVNLFDSADIYSGGAAESVLGAAIKGRRDQVLISTKATFRFDRDDPNSVGSSRFHLLRAVDAALKRLGTDYIDLFQLHGFDAKTPVEETLSTLDDLVRAGKIRYLGVSNFSGWHLMKSLAVADRHGWSRYVANQTYYSLIGRDYEEELMPLGLDQGVGAVVWSPLGWGRLTGKLRRGQPLPDSSRLHDKKVTEAGPPVEDERLYRVIDALEAIAAETGKSVPQIALNWLLQRPTVSSVIIGARNEEQLRQNLGAVGWNLDAAQVQRLDDASAVVPPYPYWHQRGFAERNPRPV, from the coding sequence ATGGAATACCGTCATCTCGGCGCCTCCGGCTTCAAGGTCCCCGTACTCAGTTTCGGCACCGGCACCTTCGCCGGCGCGGACTCCTTCTTCGCCTCCTGGGGCAATTCGGACGTGGACCAGGCGCGGCGCCTGATCGACATCTGCCTGGAGGCCGGGGTCAACCTGTTCGACAGCGCCGACATCTATTCCGGCGGCGCCGCCGAATCGGTGCTGGGCGCGGCGATCAAGGGCCGCCGCGACCAGGTGCTGATCTCGACCAAGGCCACCTTCCGCTTCGACCGCGACGATCCGAACAGCGTCGGCTCCTCGCGCTTCCACCTGCTGCGCGCGGTCGATGCCGCGCTCAAGCGCCTGGGCACCGACTACATCGACCTGTTCCAGCTGCACGGCTTCGATGCGAAAACGCCGGTGGAAGAAACCCTGTCCACGCTCGACGACCTGGTCCGCGCCGGCAAGATCCGCTACCTGGGCGTATCCAATTTCTCCGGCTGGCACCTGATGAAGTCGCTGGCGGTGGCCGACCGCCATGGCTGGTCGCGCTATGTCGCCAATCAGACCTACTACTCGCTGATCGGCCGCGACTACGAGGAAGAGCTGATGCCGCTGGGGCTGGACCAGGGCGTCGGCGCGGTGGTGTGGAGTCCGCTGGGCTGGGGCCGGCTGACCGGCAAGCTGCGCCGCGGCCAGCCGCTGCCGGACAGCAGCCGCCTGCACGACAAGAAGGTCACCGAGGCCGGCCCGCCGGTCGAGGACGAGCGCCTGTACCGGGTGATCGACGCGCTCGAGGCGATCGCCGCCGAGACCGGCAAGAGCGTGCCGCAGATCGCGCTGAATTGGCTGCTGCAGCGGCCCACGGTGAGCAGCGTCATCATCGGCGCGCGCAACGAGGAACAGTTGCGGCAGAACCTGGGCGCGGTCGGCTGGAATCTCGATGCCGCGCAGGTGCAGCGGCTGGACGACGCCAGCGCGGTGGTGCCGCCGTACCCGTACTGGCATCAGCGCGGCTTCGCCGAACGCAATCCGCGGCCGGTCTGA
- a CDS encoding FAD-dependent oxidoreductase — protein sequence MSPASGQPHPSPAYPHLFAPLDLGFTQLRNRVLMGSMHTGLEDRARDFPKLAAYFAERAAGGAGLIVTGGFAPNVVGWLKPFGGKLSWPWEVRPHRQVTRAVHAHGAKICLQLLHAGRYAYHPLSVAPSKLKAPINPFTPRALSARGVERQIGAYARAARLAREAGYDGVEVMGSEGYLINEFVAPRSNRRDDAWGGDASRRMRFAVEIVRQIREACGPDFIIIYRLSLVDLVEDGSDWQEIVAQAQAIEAAGATLINSGIGWHEARVPTIATSVPRAVFAGVTAKLKPHVRVPLIATNRINMPDVAERILAGGGADMVSLARPLLADPQWPNKARRGQAQAINTCIACNQACLDHVFENKTASCLVNPRAAAETELNYLPTTAPKRVAVVGAGPAGLACATVAAERGHRVTLFDSAAEIGGQFNVAKRIPGKEEFHETLRYFRHQLEATGVDLRLHTTADAALLADFDEVVLATGIVPRAVEFPGADHPNVVSYLDVLQGRVQAADKVAIIGAGGIGFDVGEFLVHAGESTALDPARWMAEWGVDPQFETRGALRKPQPEAPARKVWLLQRSAGRPGARLGKTTGWIHRATLKAKGVTMLGGVEYLGMDDAGLRIRVDGTEQLLPVGTVVVCAGQEPRRDLHDALQAAGRKVHLIGGADVAAELDAKRAIAQGSRLAAQL from the coding sequence ATGTCGCCCGCCTCCGGCCAGCCCCACCCATCCCCCGCCTACCCGCACCTGTTCGCTCCGCTCGACCTGGGCTTCACCCAATTGCGCAACCGGGTGCTGATGGGCTCGATGCACACCGGCCTGGAGGATCGCGCGCGCGACTTCCCCAAGCTGGCCGCGTACTTCGCCGAGCGCGCCGCCGGCGGCGCCGGACTGATCGTCACCGGCGGCTTCGCGCCGAACGTGGTCGGCTGGCTGAAGCCGTTCGGCGGCAAGCTGTCGTGGCCGTGGGAAGTGCGCCCGCACCGCCAGGTCACCCGGGCGGTGCACGCGCATGGCGCCAAGATCTGCCTGCAGCTGCTGCATGCCGGGCGCTACGCCTACCACCCGCTGTCGGTGGCGCCATCGAAGCTGAAGGCGCCGATCAACCCGTTCACCCCGCGCGCCCTGTCCGCACGCGGGGTCGAGCGCCAGATCGGCGCCTACGCGCGCGCCGCGCGGCTGGCGCGCGAGGCCGGCTACGACGGCGTGGAAGTGATGGGCTCGGAAGGCTATCTGATCAACGAGTTCGTGGCCCCGCGCAGCAATCGCCGCGACGATGCCTGGGGCGGCGACGCGAGCAGGCGCATGCGCTTTGCTGTGGAGATCGTGCGCCAGATCCGCGAAGCCTGCGGACCCGACTTCATCATCATCTACCGGCTGTCGCTGGTGGACCTGGTCGAGGACGGCAGCGACTGGCAGGAGATCGTGGCGCAGGCGCAGGCGATCGAAGCGGCCGGCGCGACGCTGATCAACTCCGGCATCGGCTGGCATGAAGCGCGCGTGCCGACCATCGCCACCTCGGTGCCGCGCGCCGTGTTCGCCGGCGTTACCGCCAAGCTCAAGCCGCATGTGCGGGTGCCGCTGATCGCCACCAACCGCATCAACATGCCCGACGTTGCTGAGCGCATCCTCGCCGGCGGCGGTGCCGACATGGTGTCGCTGGCGCGCCCGCTGCTGGCCGATCCGCAATGGCCGAACAAGGCGCGGCGCGGCCAGGCGCAGGCGATCAACACCTGCATCGCCTGCAACCAGGCGTGCCTGGACCACGTGTTCGAGAACAAGACCGCCAGTTGCCTGGTCAATCCGCGCGCCGCGGCCGAGACCGAACTGAACTACCTGCCCACGACGGCGCCCAAGCGCGTCGCCGTGGTCGGCGCCGGCCCGGCCGGACTGGCCTGCGCCACGGTGGCCGCCGAACGCGGTCATCGCGTCACCCTGTTCGACAGCGCCGCGGAGATCGGCGGCCAGTTCAACGTGGCCAAGCGCATTCCCGGCAAGGAAGAATTCCACGAGACGCTGCGTTACTTCCGCCACCAGCTCGAGGCCACCGGCGTGGACCTGCGCCTGCACACCACTGCAGACGCGGCGCTGCTGGCCGATTTCGACGAGGTGGTGCTGGCCACCGGCATCGTGCCGCGTGCGGTGGAGTTCCCCGGCGCCGATCACCCCAACGTGGTCAGTTATCTCGATGTACTGCAGGGCCGGGTGCAAGCGGCGGACAAGGTCGCGATCATCGGCGCCGGCGGCATCGGTTTCGATGTCGGCGAATTCCTGGTCCATGCCGGCGAGTCCACCGCGCTGGACCCGGCACGGTGGATGGCCGAGTGGGGCGTGGATCCGCAGTTCGAGACACGCGGCGCGTTGCGCAAGCCGCAGCCGGAAGCGCCGGCGCGCAAGGTGTGGCTGCTGCAGCGCAGTGCCGGCCGTCCCGGCGCGCGCCTGGGCAAGACCACCGGCTGGATCCACCGCGCCACGCTGAAGGCCAAGGGCGTGACCATGCTCGGCGGGGTCGAGTACCTGGGCATGGACGACGCCGGCCTGCGCATCCGCGTGGACGGCACCGAACAGTTGCTGCCGGTCGGCACCGTGGTGGTCTGCGCCGGCCAGGAGCCGCGGCGCGACTTGCACGATGCGCTGCAGGCGGCCGGTCGCAAGGTGCATCTGATCGGCGGCGCGGACGTCGCCGCGGAACTGGATGCCAAGCGCGCCATCGCCCAGGGCAGCCGCCTGGCGGCGCAGTTGTAG
- a CDS encoding Rap1a/Tai family immunity protein has protein sequence MLHLLKGDPDAVAGLEPQRAECRRRQDSAAAKFYIAGVADGTERVQWCAGAGVLQHELADRVYTALSALPPAQLRQRASLAVIQALRAPFPCSR, from the coding sequence TTGCTGCATCTGCTCAAGGGCGATCCGGATGCCGTTGCCGGGCTGGAGCCGCAACGGGCCGAATGCCGTCGCCGCCAGGACAGCGCAGCGGCGAAGTTCTACATCGCCGGCGTCGCCGATGGCACCGAACGCGTGCAGTGGTGCGCCGGTGCCGGGGTACTGCAGCACGAACTGGCCGATCGCGTGTACACCGCGCTCAGCGCGTTGCCGCCGGCGCAGTTGCGACAGCGCGCCTCGCTCGCGGTGATCCAGGCGTTGCGCGCGCCGTTTCCCTGTTCCAGGTAG
- a CDS encoding MFS transporter: MASFPTHPPGATPPRLPLALFALTAGAFGIGTTEFVIMGLLLQVAADLQVSVPAAGLLISGYALGVFIGAPLLTVASRRWPRKRVLVALMLVFTAGNLACALAPDYATLMAARVVTSLAHGTFFGVGAVVATGLVAPQRKASAIATMFTGLTVATLLGVPAGAWLGLQFGWRATFWAVAAIGLLATVVIAALVPASDDATPAPPLRAELRAVGRAPVLLGLATTVLGYAGVFTVYTYIQPILTRVTALADSAVSPLLLVFGVGMIVGNVLGGRLADRHPRQALPLTLGLLALVLAALAFALRSAPAMTLGVGLLGVAAFATVAPLQLWVLGKAGDAGRHLASSLNIGAFNLGNALGAWLGGLVIGHGGSLAQLPWAAALVTAAGLAVALLALRLSPVSKPAPAAACAAGGAA, translated from the coding sequence ATGGCCTCGTTCCCCACACATCCGCCGGGCGCCACGCCGCCGCGGCTCCCGCTCGCCTTGTTCGCGCTGACCGCCGGCGCGTTCGGCATCGGCACCACCGAGTTCGTGATCATGGGCTTGCTGCTGCAGGTCGCGGCCGACCTGCAGGTCAGCGTCCCGGCCGCCGGGCTGCTGATTTCCGGCTATGCGCTGGGCGTGTTCATCGGCGCGCCGCTGCTGACCGTGGCCAGCCGGCGCTGGCCGCGCAAGCGCGTGCTGGTGGCGCTGATGCTGGTGTTCACCGCCGGCAACCTGGCCTGCGCGCTGGCGCCGGACTACGCCACGCTGATGGCGGCGCGGGTGGTCACCTCGCTGGCGCACGGCACCTTCTTCGGCGTCGGCGCGGTGGTCGCCACCGGCCTGGTGGCGCCGCAACGCAAGGCCTCGGCGATTGCCACCATGTTCACCGGGCTCACCGTCGCCACGCTGCTCGGGGTGCCGGCCGGCGCCTGGCTGGGCCTGCAGTTCGGCTGGCGCGCGACGTTCTGGGCGGTGGCCGCGATCGGCCTGCTGGCCACCGTGGTGATCGCCGCGCTGGTCCCGGCCAGCGACGACGCCACACCCGCGCCGCCGCTGCGCGCCGAACTGCGGGCGGTCGGCCGCGCGCCGGTGCTGCTGGGCCTGGCGACGACCGTGCTCGGCTATGCCGGCGTGTTCACCGTCTATACCTACATCCAGCCGATCCTGACCCGGGTCACCGCCCTGGCCGACAGTGCGGTGTCGCCGCTGCTGCTGGTGTTCGGGGTGGGCATGATCGTCGGCAACGTGCTCGGCGGGCGCCTGGCCGATCGCCATCCGCGCCAGGCCTTGCCGCTGACCTTGGGCCTGTTGGCGCTGGTGCTGGCGGCGCTGGCCTTCGCGTTGCGCTCGGCGCCGGCGATGACGCTGGGGGTCGGCCTGCTCGGGGTCGCCGCATTCGCGACGGTGGCGCCGCTGCAGCTGTGGGTGCTGGGCAAGGCCGGCGACGCCGGGCGGCACCTGGCATCAAGCCTGAACATCGGTGCGTTCAACCTGGGCAATGCGCTGGGCGCCTGGCTCGGCGGACTGGTGATCGGCCACGGCGGCAGCCTGGCACAACTGCCCTGGGCGGCGGCGCTGGTCACCGCGGCCGGGCTGGCGGTGGCGCTGCTGGCGCTGCGCCTGTCGCCCGTATCCAAACCTGCGCCAGCGGCGGCCTGCGCCGCGGGCGGTGCGGCATGA
- a CDS encoding SGNH/GDSL hydrolase family protein, which produces MSRPLRQAALATGLLGALALPAGAAERDWVATWQASPQPLWAADFPFPTQTPFNLWRQTVRQVARVSLGGETLRVELSNAYGREPLQIGAAHLALAGDGAAIVPGSDRELRFGGQRAVTIPPGAPVLSDPVALSVPDLARLSVSLYLPQPTAPSTFHWEGLQSAWLAAGERTADAALDDAAALPVRLFVSGIQVRRADAAGAVVALGDSITDGAASTPGSDRRWPDQLATRLAAQRVAVLNAGISGGRVLRDRMGSNALARLDRDVLAQPGVRTVVLLIGINDISWYATPFAPNDAPVSAQELIAGYRQLLQRAQARGLRVIGATLTPFEGALPDTPITGYYSADKERVRQQVNAWIRDGNGFDAIIDFDALLRDPAHPTRMLPAFDSGDHLHPGDAGYAAMADAAARVLGDNADPHRAAAAPR; this is translated from the coding sequence ATGAGCCGGCCGCTGCGCCAGGCCGCGCTGGCCACGGGCTTGCTGGGCGCGCTCGCGTTGCCGGCCGGCGCCGCCGAGCGCGACTGGGTCGCGACCTGGCAGGCGAGTCCGCAGCCGCTGTGGGCCGCCGACTTCCCGTTCCCGACCCAGACCCCGTTCAACCTGTGGCGGCAGACCGTGCGCCAGGTGGCGCGGGTCAGCCTGGGCGGGGAGACGCTGCGGGTGGAACTGTCCAACGCCTACGGCCGCGAGCCGCTGCAGATCGGTGCCGCGCACCTGGCGCTGGCCGGTGACGGCGCGGCGATCGTGCCCGGTTCGGATCGCGAGCTGCGCTTCGGCGGACAGCGCGCGGTCACCATCCCGCCCGGCGCACCGGTGCTCAGCGATCCGGTCGCCCTGAGCGTGCCGGATCTGGCCCGGCTCAGCGTCAGCCTGTACCTGCCGCAGCCGACCGCGCCCTCCACCTTCCATTGGGAAGGGTTGCAGAGCGCCTGGCTGGCCGCAGGCGAGCGCACCGCGGACGCGGCGCTGGACGATGCCGCGGCGCTGCCGGTGCGGCTGTTCGTCAGCGGCATCCAGGTGCGCCGCGCCGACGCCGCCGGCGCGGTGGTGGCGCTGGGCGATTCGATCACCGACGGCGCCGCGTCCACCCCGGGCAGCGACCGGCGCTGGCCGGACCAGTTGGCCACGCGATTGGCAGCGCAGCGCGTGGCCGTGCTCAATGCCGGCATCTCCGGCGGCCGCGTGCTGCGCGACCGCATGGGCAGCAATGCGCTGGCGCGGCTGGATCGCGACGTGCTGGCGCAACCCGGGGTGCGCACCGTGGTGCTGCTGATCGGCATCAACGACATCAGCTGGTACGCCACGCCGTTCGCGCCGAACGATGCGCCGGTCTCCGCGCAGGAGCTGATCGCCGGTTACCGGCAATTGCTGCAGCGTGCGCAGGCGCGCGGTCTGCGCGTGATCGGCGCCACGCTGACGCCGTTCGAAGGCGCGTTGCCCGACACGCCGATCACTGGCTACTACAGCGCGGACAAGGAACGCGTGCGCCAGCAGGTCAATGCGTGGATACGCGATGGCAACGGTTTCGATGCGATCATCGATTTCGACGCCCTGCTCCGCGACCCCGCGCACCCCACCCGCATGCTGCCCGCGTTCGATTCCGGCGATCACCTGCACCCCGGCGATGCCGGCTACGCCGCCATGGCCGACGCCGCCGCGCGCGTGCTCGGCGACAACGCCGACCCGCATCGCGCCGCGGCTGCGCCCCGCTGA
- a CDS encoding zinc-binding alcohol dehydrogenase family protein, producing the protein MKAVALTRYLPIDDPQSLLDTELPTPPTATGFDLLVRVEAVSVNPVDTKVRAPKPQVEAQPKVLGYDAAGVVEAVGDEVEGFEPGDEVYYAGDITRSGSNAQYQLVDARIVARKPATLDFAQAAALPLTTLTAWELLFQRMPFDFDDERNRGRRLLVIGGAGGVGSIAIQLARHAGFEVIATASRQQTRDWCLQLGAHHVIDHRQPLAPQLQALGIEQVDAALNLADTDRYWDALGELIAPQGHVGLIVEPAGALRIGDPYKAKCIGIHWEMMFARARFKTADMIEQHRILARAASLIDAGALRTTLTETLAPIDAANLREAHRRLESGSTIGKLALVGWG; encoded by the coding sequence ATGAAAGCCGTCGCCCTGACCCGCTACCTGCCGATCGACGATCCGCAGTCGCTGTTGGATACAGAATTGCCTACCCCGCCCACCGCCACCGGCTTCGACCTGCTGGTGCGGGTGGAAGCCGTTTCGGTCAATCCGGTCGACACCAAGGTGCGCGCGCCCAAGCCGCAGGTGGAAGCGCAGCCCAAGGTGCTGGGCTACGACGCCGCCGGCGTGGTCGAGGCGGTCGGCGACGAGGTCGAGGGCTTCGAGCCCGGCGACGAGGTCTATTACGCCGGCGACATCACCCGTTCCGGCAGCAATGCGCAATACCAGTTGGTGGACGCGCGCATCGTCGCGCGCAAGCCGGCGACGCTGGATTTCGCGCAGGCCGCAGCGCTGCCGCTGACCACGCTGACCGCCTGGGAACTGCTGTTCCAGCGCATGCCGTTCGACTTCGACGACGAGCGCAACCGCGGCCGCCGGCTGCTGGTGATCGGCGGTGCCGGCGGGGTCGGCTCGATCGCGATCCAGCTGGCGCGGCACGCCGGCTTCGAGGTCATCGCCACCGCGTCGCGCCAGCAGACCCGCGACTGGTGCCTGCAACTGGGCGCGCACCACGTGATCGACCATCGCCAGCCGTTGGCGCCACAGCTGCAGGCGCTGGGCATCGAACAGGTGGATGCGGCGCTGAACCTCGCCGACACCGATCGCTACTGGGACGCGCTCGGCGAACTGATCGCGCCGCAGGGTCACGTCGGCCTGATCGTGGAACCGGCCGGGGCCTTGCGCATCGGCGATCCGTACAAGGCCAAGTGCATCGGCATCCACTGGGAAATGATGTTCGCGCGGGCGCGCTTCAAGACCGCCGACATGATCGAGCAGCACCGCATCCTGGCGCGCGCCGCCAGCCTGATCGACGCCGGCGCGCTGCGCACCACCCTGACCGAGACGCTGGCGCCGATCGACGCGGCCAATCTGCGCGAGGCGCACCGGCGCCTGGAATCGGGCAGCACCATCGGCAAGCTGGCGCTGGTTGGCTGGGGCTGA